A genome region from Triticum aestivum cultivar Chinese Spring chromosome 2B, IWGSC CS RefSeq v2.1, whole genome shotgun sequence includes the following:
- the LOC123042532 gene encoding uncharacterized protein, translated as MASDEETSRVVRALVEKHLESVVSLRAFKEPSEPQLGDEGNQDSGEELMGEEGEEEESSAPQKEALTPVCYGTGSIIHSCDRFALVFSVAHTFAPFRSRQPGALVDEDTTLLVEFSDGQIRPGHFRAIGWSHDMSLIMVLTNTRYRPVKFIHHSCPAMGFSAHEREARVYTICTYTIRGHDFVCVCVCVCVCV; from the coding sequence ATGGCCAGCGACGAGGAGACCAGCCGCGTGGTTCGCGCACTCGTGGAGAAGCACCTCGAGTCCGTGGTGAGCCTGAGGGCCTTCAAGGAGCCCTCCGAACCACAGCTGGGAGACGAGGGGAACCAGGACAGCGGCGAGGAGCTCatgggagaggagggggaggaggaggagagcagcGCCCCCCAAAAAGAGGCCCTGACGCCGGTGTGCTATGGCACCGGAAGCATCATCCACTCCTGCGACCGATTCGCCCTGGTGTTCTCCGTCGCCCACACCTTCGCCCCGTTCCGTTCGAGGCAACCTGGGGCGCTGGTCGACGAGGACACCACGCTCCTCGTCGAGTTCTCGGATGGGCAGATCCGTCCCGGCCATTTTCGAGCCATAGGATGGAGCCATGACATGTCACTCATCATGGTGCTCACCAACACAAGGTACCGGCCAGTCAAATTCATCCACCACAGCTGCCCTGCCATGGGGTTCTCCGCTCATGAACGGGAGGCGCGTGTGTACACCATCTGCACCTACACTATAAGAGGAcatgattttgtgtgtgtgtgtgtgtgtgtgtgtgtgtgtgtttag